One region of Syntrophobacter fumaroxidans MPOB genomic DNA includes:
- a CDS encoding mechanosensitive ion channel domain-containing protein — MRKSGRYGFLPVVPAFILVLALTTGLQAGEKPDEPSARTGTSATSPEKLPDILAEGASKLQNSITALRQQQEPAKQMLEGLVKEKEELQAWIAALNASMAVNDLTLAKAREALKALIGHEEQTGARLKGLAGEEDALRQKIEEHAAALLSVEALMAELAKTDHPLRKSKELEKIYRAYRQLGQEYDKAAKAHQGIVGKSVENLQSSMTLLAETRTKLEQDYLQKALKGELLKRQTFQHRLLEIGQIALTLAALPGKAYAWLVEMGRSGVLFSFVQENWTNLTGLFLFLVLLSAATVRLKKPALLRLVGWEERLTELGLRVLLTIVSVSLKRLFSLGFVIWLYVAFWSLGILSHKVAWLVWSLAASLVALRIVLNVLHQCLAGEEAGGVLPVPGDLARFFRRHLSFMAIFAVLLHISILPNSEILGFTPEGANSLRSLVQVVLLGWALWLMRPNHFDPFLSVLPVPAFVKNKGFLRALRVAAFLVFAFVVVAGLLGMKFLFEYAAQGAYFTVVVLALAWILGEGAHTILRLTLHPKMGLLARRFPRRDQLFLNSYRFLTRAVRVLLACVALLVALNAWGVPADRLGWAFRWLGWGPSVGPVRLTPVSIGLTALVIFLGFRLSRVLRAFMELKFFPAKDWDSGIKYTVSTSMHYVILVLTALIALNTLGISLTNLALVAGGLGVGIGFGLQNIVSNFLSGLILLFERPVKVGDMLVIDGHWGTVKEIRVRSTIFQTFDRYFLIIPNSELISGKIINWTYGGWGINRLTLKVGVSYSSDPFKVTRILEEICRANPRVLDDPPPQIFFEAYGDSSLNFNIWVYLATPGSRIPATHELNSAIFEVFQAQGVEIPFPQRDLHVRSWSREAAPARPARGDKHSE, encoded by the coding sequence ATGCGCAAATCAGGTCGTTACGGCTTTCTGCCGGTGGTGCCGGCCTTCATTCTTGTACTCGCCCTGACGACGGGTCTGCAGGCCGGGGAAAAACCCGATGAGCCAAGCGCGAGGACCGGGACATCGGCCACAAGTCCTGAGAAGTTGCCGGATATTCTGGCGGAAGGCGCCTCCAAACTCCAAAACAGCATCACCGCCCTGCGGCAGCAGCAAGAGCCGGCCAAACAGATGCTCGAGGGCCTCGTCAAGGAGAAAGAGGAGCTGCAGGCCTGGATCGCGGCGTTGAATGCCTCCATGGCGGTGAACGATCTGACCCTGGCCAAGGCCCGGGAAGCGCTGAAGGCTCTGATTGGGCACGAGGAGCAAACCGGCGCCCGTTTGAAAGGACTTGCGGGTGAAGAGGATGCCTTGCGGCAGAAGATCGAGGAGCATGCCGCCGCTCTACTGTCGGTGGAAGCGTTGATGGCCGAGTTGGCCAAAACCGATCATCCTCTGCGCAAATCCAAGGAACTGGAGAAGATTTACCGCGCATATCGGCAGCTCGGCCAGGAATATGACAAGGCGGCAAAAGCCCATCAGGGAATCGTGGGGAAAAGCGTCGAGAATCTGCAGAGCTCCATGACGCTGCTCGCCGAAACCAGGACGAAACTGGAGCAGGACTACCTCCAAAAAGCTCTCAAAGGGGAACTGCTCAAGCGTCAAACCTTTCAGCACCGGCTGCTGGAAATCGGGCAGATTGCGCTCACTCTGGCGGCCCTGCCCGGCAAGGCTTATGCCTGGCTGGTGGAGATGGGCCGCTCCGGAGTGTTGTTCTCGTTCGTTCAGGAGAACTGGACCAATCTCACCGGGCTGTTTCTCTTCCTGGTATTGCTGAGCGCGGCGACGGTCCGCTTGAAGAAACCGGCGCTGCTCAGGCTGGTCGGTTGGGAGGAACGCTTGACGGAGCTTGGCCTGAGAGTGCTCCTGACCATAGTGTCGGTTTCCTTGAAGCGTCTCTTCTCCCTCGGTTTCGTCATCTGGCTCTACGTGGCGTTCTGGTCGCTGGGGATCCTTTCGCACAAGGTGGCCTGGCTGGTCTGGTCCCTGGCGGCGAGCCTGGTGGCGTTGCGCATCGTTTTGAACGTGCTCCATCAATGTCTGGCCGGCGAGGAAGCAGGCGGAGTCCTGCCCGTGCCCGGGGATTTGGCCCGGTTTTTCCGACGGCACTTATCGTTCATGGCCATCTTCGCCGTTCTCCTGCACATCTCCATTCTACCCAACTCGGAAATCCTGGGGTTCACGCCCGAAGGCGCCAACAGTCTGCGGAGCCTCGTCCAGGTCGTGCTGTTGGGCTGGGCACTGTGGCTCATGAGGCCGAATCATTTCGATCCCTTCCTTTCGGTTCTGCCCGTACCGGCTTTCGTGAAGAACAAGGGATTCCTGCGGGCTCTGAGGGTCGCGGCGTTTCTGGTGTTCGCTTTCGTGGTGGTTGCAGGTTTGCTGGGGATGAAATTCCTCTTCGAATACGCAGCCCAAGGGGCCTATTTCACCGTCGTGGTGCTCGCCCTGGCATGGATTCTTGGAGAAGGCGCGCACACCATCCTGCGCTTGACGCTCCATCCAAAAATGGGGCTGTTGGCCCGACGATTCCCGCGGCGAGATCAGCTGTTCCTGAATTCCTACCGGTTCCTGACTCGGGCGGTAAGGGTGCTTTTGGCGTGCGTGGCGCTGCTGGTGGCCCTCAATGCCTGGGGTGTTCCCGCGGACCGACTGGGCTGGGCCTTCAGGTGGCTCGGCTGGGGTCCATCCGTCGGCCCCGTTCGACTGACCCCTGTCTCCATCGGGCTCACCGCTTTGGTCATTTTCCTGGGGTTCCGGCTCTCCCGCGTGCTGCGCGCTTTCATGGAGCTCAAATTCTTTCCCGCAAAGGACTGGGATTCCGGTATCAAATACACCGTATCCACGAGCATGCATTATGTGATCCTGGTCCTCACGGCATTGATCGCGCTGAACACCCTGGGCATATCCCTCACCAATCTGGCCCTGGTTGCGGGCGGCCTGGGCGTGGGGATCGGCTTTGGTCTTCAGAACATCGTCAGCAATTTTCTGAGCGGTTTGATCCTCCTGTTCGAACGTCCCGTCAAAGTCGGGGATATGCTGGTCATTGACGGCCACTGGGGGACGGTCAAAGAGATCCGGGTGCGAAGCACGATCTTCCAGACTTTCGACCGGTACTTCCTGATCATTCCCAACTCGGAGCTGATCTCCGGCAAGATAATCAACTGGACTTACGGGGGATGGGGGATCAATCGCCTCACGCTCAAAGTCGGGGTGTCCTACAGCTCGGACCCGTTCAAGGTCACGCGGATCCTTGAAGAAATCTGTCGCGCCAACCCGCGGGTCCTGGATGACCCGCCTCCCCAGATCTTCTTCGAAGCTTATGGCGACAGCTCGCTGAATTTCAATATTTGGGTTTACCTGGCCACGCCGGGCAGCCGGATTCCCGCCACTCATGAGCTGAACAGCGCCATTTTCGAGGTGTTCCAGGCTCAGGGCGTCGAGATTCCATTTCCTCAGCGCGACCTGCATGTCCGCAGTTGGTCGCGCGAGGCTGCGCCGGCCAGGCCCGCGCGGGGCGACAAGCATTCCGAATAG
- the cysS gene encoding cysteine--tRNA ligase — translation MVLHVYNTLTKSKEEFIPLEPGKVKFYVCGVTVYDLSHIGHARSAIVFDVIYRYLRFLGFEVTYVRNFTDVDDKIIRRANDAGTDCRSIAQRYIAAFYEDMDALGVLRPDLEPLATENVPGMIEIIRVLMDKGIAYQAGADVFFEIEKFPGYGKLSGRQIEDMLAGARVEVDARKRNPLDFVLWKGSKPGEPSWDSPWGPGRPGWHIECSAMGSRFLGKTFDIHGGGKDLIFPHHENEIAQSEAAFGMPFVRYWLHNGFVNINNEKMSKSLGNFLTIRDVLQKVHPETVRFFVLSKHYRSPVDFSDETIGEAEKGLERLYGTLGAVKERAAAGVEEAFQEKALRGQDPELFDQIAALSGAFREAMDNDFNTAQALGNLFSLQRHLQRFLDKFGRKQLKGPASALARAGADAIRDHALVLGLLTREPEAFQAEQRSLKIKSTGLTEAEVERCIELRRQARQDKNFAEADRLREEIEKKGIQLEDSPAGTRWRVG, via the coding sequence CCGCCATCGTTTTCGATGTCATATATCGTTACCTCAGGTTCCTGGGGTTTGAAGTCACCTACGTTCGGAACTTCACCGACGTGGACGACAAGATCATTCGCCGCGCCAATGACGCGGGTACCGACTGCAGGAGCATTGCGCAACGCTACATCGCCGCTTTCTACGAAGACATGGATGCGCTTGGGGTGCTGCGCCCGGACCTCGAACCGCTGGCCACGGAAAACGTCCCCGGCATGATCGAGATCATCCGGGTGCTCATGGATAAGGGGATTGCTTACCAGGCCGGTGCGGACGTGTTCTTCGAGATCGAGAAATTTCCCGGCTACGGGAAGCTTTCGGGGCGGCAGATCGAAGACATGCTTGCGGGTGCGAGGGTCGAGGTAGACGCCAGGAAGCGCAATCCCCTGGACTTCGTGCTCTGGAAGGGGAGCAAGCCCGGGGAGCCGAGCTGGGACAGTCCATGGGGACCGGGACGGCCGGGCTGGCACATCGAATGCTCGGCCATGGGCAGCCGTTTTCTGGGAAAGACCTTCGACATCCATGGAGGCGGAAAGGACTTGATCTTTCCGCATCACGAAAACGAGATCGCCCAGAGCGAGGCCGCTTTCGGCATGCCCTTCGTGCGCTACTGGCTTCACAACGGCTTCGTGAACATCAACAATGAAAAGATGTCCAAGTCCCTGGGCAATTTTCTGACCATCAGGGACGTCCTGCAGAAGGTCCACCCGGAAACGGTACGCTTCTTCGTATTGAGCAAGCACTACCGGAGTCCTGTGGATTTCTCCGATGAAACGATCGGCGAGGCCGAGAAGGGGTTGGAACGGCTGTACGGCACTCTCGGGGCGGTAAAGGAACGGGCGGCCGCCGGAGTGGAGGAAGCGTTCCAGGAGAAGGCCCTGCGCGGGCAGGACCCGGAACTCTTCGATCAGATCGCGGCGCTTTCGGGAGCCTTCCGGGAAGCCATGGACAACGATTTCAATACCGCGCAGGCGCTGGGAAACCTGTTTTCCCTGCAACGTCACCTGCAGCGATTCCTCGACAAGTTCGGCCGCAAGCAGCTCAAGGGGCCCGCATCGGCACTGGCGCGCGCCGGGGCGGACGCCATCCGGGACCACGCCCTGGTGCTCGGGCTGTTGACCCGGGAGCCTGAGGCCTTCCAGGCCGAGCAAAGAAGCCTCAAGATCAAGTCCACCGGCCTCACGGAAGCGGAGGTCGAGCGCTGCATCGAGTTGCGCAGGCAGGCGAGGCAGGACAAGAATTTCGCGGAAGCCGACCGGCTTCGTGAAGAGATCGAGAAAAAGGGCATCCAGCTGGAAGATTCTCCCGCCGGAACGCGCTGGCGGGTGGGATAA